One Nostoc punctiforme PCC 73102 DNA window includes the following coding sequences:
- a CDS encoding P-II family nitrogen regulator, translated as MHVVKKIEIIANSFELAKILESLDKSGVHSHAVIRNVVGKGLRGTTEDLDMTMLDNVYILAFCMPEELKRVVENIRPVLNKFGGTCYVSDVMEIRSVRCIASL; from the coding sequence ATGCACGTAGTTAAAAAGATAGAAATTATTGCCAACTCCTTTGAGCTTGCCAAAATTTTAGAGAGTTTAGACAAGTCGGGTGTACATAGCCATGCCGTAATCCGCAATGTTGTTGGTAAAGGATTACGAGGAACGACAGAAGATTTAGACATGACCATGCTTGATAATGTTTACATCCTCGCATTTTGTATGCCAGAAGAACTCAAGCGTGTTGTCGAAAATATCAGACCAGTCCTCAATAAGTTCGGAGGTACTTGCTACGTTTCCGATGTGATGGAAATTCGCTCTGTCAG